From Microbacterium sp. YJN-G, a single genomic window includes:
- the ftsE gene encoding cell division ATP-binding protein FtsE, whose protein sequence is MIRFENVTKRYRGTKRPALSEVDFNVESGEFVFLVGASGSGKSSCLRLILREDVPTTGRVAVLGRDLRSLANRKVPYFRRHIGSVFQDFRLLPSKTVAQNVAFSLQVIGSSRGFIQQAVPEALALVGLDGKAKRMPHELSGGEQQRVAIARAIVNRPKVLLADEPTGNLDPATSVDIMQLLTRINAGGTTVVMATHEAAFVDQMQRRVIELKQGVLVRDEVGGGYGDTSAIPRLQPEAVPGAAAAAALTAVQEVQRETVAIPVMREAAERPASPDIVRPAADRPAAERPAPAERPAAERPAAQERADAAASDVRAPEPPAAATPPEESPAAVGPRTNPIFLPDVQVEELGVADRLGLSGDDEEEVGPTS, encoded by the coding sequence ATGATCCGGTTCGAGAATGTCACCAAACGCTACCGCGGCACCAAACGCCCAGCACTGTCCGAAGTCGACTTCAACGTCGAGTCCGGGGAGTTCGTCTTCCTGGTCGGAGCCTCCGGCTCCGGCAAGTCGAGCTGCCTGCGCCTGATCCTTCGCGAGGACGTCCCCACGACGGGACGCGTCGCCGTGCTCGGGCGCGACCTGCGCTCGCTCGCCAACCGGAAGGTGCCCTACTTCCGCCGCCACATCGGCTCGGTGTTCCAGGATTTCCGGCTGCTGCCGTCGAAGACCGTGGCGCAGAACGTGGCGTTCTCCCTGCAGGTGATCGGCTCCTCGCGCGGGTTCATCCAGCAGGCGGTGCCCGAGGCCCTCGCCCTGGTCGGGCTCGACGGCAAGGCCAAGCGGATGCCGCACGAGCTCTCCGGCGGTGAGCAGCAGCGCGTCGCGATCGCGCGCGCCATCGTCAACCGGCCCAAGGTGCTGCTCGCCGACGAGCCCACTGGAAACCTCGACCCGGCCACCTCCGTCGACATCATGCAGCTGCTGACGCGCATCAACGCCGGCGGCACGACCGTGGTCATGGCCACGCACGAGGCGGCGTTCGTCGACCAGATGCAGCGCCGCGTCATCGAACTGAAGCAGGGTGTGCTCGTGCGCGACGAGGTCGGCGGCGGATACGGCGACACCTCCGCCATCCCGCGCCTGCAGCCCGAAGCGGTGCCTGGCGCCGCCGCCGCGGCGGCGCTCACCGCCGTGCAGGAGGTGCAGCGCGAGACCGTCGCGATCCCCGTGATGCGCGAGGCGGCCGAGCGTCCGGCATCCCCGGACATCGTCCGCCCTGCAGCTGACCGTCCCGCCGCCGAGCGTCCGGCGCCCGCAGAGCGTCCGGCCGCCGAGCGTCCGGCCGCGCAGGAGAGAGCGGATGCCGCGGCATCCGACGTCCGTGCCCCCGAACCGCCCGCCGCAGCCACCCCGCCCGAGGAGTCGCCGGCGGCCGTAGGGCCGCGCACCAACCCGATCTTCCTCCCCGACGTGCAGGTGGAGGAGCTCGGCGTGGCCGATCGCCTCGGCCTCTCCGGGGACGACGAAGAGGAAGTGGGCCCGACCTCATGA
- a CDS encoding pilus assembly protein TadG-related protein, with product MRLTRHLRTLAGDEDGSILPLILGYTLLAVAVLFACVCATDLYIAQKRLDSLADAAALAGADGFTLQVDGGDVHAELTDAGVREQADAVVAAVSQDARLVSAGTPDGVSAQVTVSTVWHPPLVSPFVPGGVQIESTATTRTALR from the coding sequence ATGAGACTCACCCGTCATCTCCGCACTCTCGCGGGGGATGAGGACGGCAGCATCCTGCCCCTCATCCTGGGCTACACACTGCTGGCCGTCGCCGTGCTGTTCGCCTGCGTGTGCGCCACCGACCTGTACATCGCGCAGAAACGGCTGGACTCGCTCGCCGACGCCGCAGCGCTCGCCGGGGCCGACGGCTTCACCCTGCAGGTCGACGGCGGCGACGTGCACGCCGAGCTCACCGACGCCGGCGTACGCGAGCAGGCGGATGCCGTCGTCGCGGCCGTCTCGCAGGACGCGCGTCTCGTGTCGGCGGGCACACCCGACGGCGTCTCGGCGCAGGTCACGGTCAGCACCGTGTGGCATCCGCCGCTGGTCTCACCGTTCGTGCCCGGCGGCGTTCAGATCGAGTCGACGGCCACCACCCGCACCGCGCTGCGGTGA
- a CDS encoding CpaF family protein has product MSHPSLVVAERVRRRLRLERTDPSADPDQARHIAQTEVRRHNDLALQRGEALIDDEAALVRDVLASVSGFGALQPLLDDPEIEEIWLNGPDRIFIARGGTTERVHLRLTDAIVRDLVERMLQSTGRRVDVSQPFVDASLPDGSRLHVAIADVVRGSWAVNIRKFLPQHRTLASLVEQGSVPAEIADLLHRSLRDGGSIIVSGATHAGKTTLLGALLASCADGQRIITVEETFELAVEGPDVVALQGRQASLEGTGEITLRRLVKEALRMRPDRIVVGEVRDAEALDLVLALNTGVPAAGTVHASSAEEALEKLALLPLLAGRNIDRAFIAPALATSIDYVVHCRRDPDGSRRVTEVIAPTGEVLDGRILSTTVHRAGGAV; this is encoded by the coding sequence GTGTCCCATCCCTCCCTCGTCGTCGCCGAGCGGGTGCGGCGGCGCCTGCGTCTCGAGCGCACGGATCCGTCGGCCGATCCCGATCAGGCGCGGCACATCGCGCAGACCGAGGTGCGGCGGCACAACGACCTCGCGCTGCAGCGCGGCGAGGCGCTGATCGACGACGAGGCGGCCCTCGTCCGCGACGTCCTCGCCTCGGTGTCGGGCTTCGGCGCCCTGCAGCCGCTGCTGGATGATCCCGAGATCGAGGAGATCTGGCTGAACGGTCCCGATCGGATCTTCATCGCCCGCGGCGGCACGACCGAGCGTGTGCATCTGCGGCTCACGGATGCGATCGTCCGGGATCTGGTCGAGCGGATGCTGCAGTCCACCGGCCGCCGCGTCGACGTCAGCCAGCCGTTCGTCGACGCGTCCCTGCCCGACGGCTCGCGCCTGCACGTCGCCATCGCGGATGTCGTGCGCGGATCGTGGGCTGTGAACATCCGCAAGTTCCTGCCCCAGCACCGCACCCTGGCCTCGCTCGTCGAGCAGGGGTCGGTGCCGGCGGAGATCGCGGATCTGCTGCACCGCTCGCTGCGCGACGGCGGCAGCATCATCGTCTCGGGCGCCACGCACGCGGGGAAGACCACGCTGCTGGGCGCGCTGCTGGCCTCCTGCGCGGACGGGCAGCGGATCATCACGGTCGAGGAGACGTTCGAGCTCGCCGTCGAGGGGCCCGATGTCGTCGCCCTGCAGGGGCGGCAGGCGAGCCTGGAGGGCACGGGGGAGATCACACTGCGACGCCTGGTGAAGGAGGCGCTGCGCATGCGCCCCGACCGCATCGTCGTCGGCGAGGTGCGCGACGCGGAGGCACTCGACCTCGTGCTCGCGCTGAACACCGGCGTGCCTGCGGCCGGCACCGTGCACGCGAGTTCCGCCGAGGAGGCGCTCGAGAAGCTCGCGCTGCTGCCGCTGCTCGCCGGTCGCAACATCGATCGTGCGTTCATCGCACCGGCGCTCGCCACCTCGATCGACTACGTCGTGCACTGCCGGCGCGATCCCGACGGCTCACGCCGGGTGACAGAGGTCATCGCACCCACCGGCGAAGTCCTTGACGGCCGCATCCTCAGCACGACGGTCCACCGGGCAGGCGGAGCCGTATGA
- a CDS encoding MFS transporter: MVYIPTVLFALGEGAVLPLIPILATQLGADVPLAALVASALVIGQLCGNLPSGWLVARIGERLTMVFAGVAALAAGAGMLLADSLPLFTAAVFLLGFCAAAFGLARHAFMTTRVPIRFRARALSLLGGCFRFGVFVGPFVAAALIRLTGTELSTIWFLIGCVVVLIVLVLFGPDPERSSPALLKPTGAAVAEDTGEVVTGSIPIADQRGVFGTIWHYRAVLSRLGLSAACLSAVRSARQVILPLWGVSLGLDSETIALVIGVTGAIDFALFYASGQVMDRFGRIWAAMPALVLMGLGFAALSLTHDLDSATLWYGTLAAVLGVGNGLSSGILLTFGADLAPERDPAAFLGSWRTLTDAGGATAPVVVSAVTAVASLSLATGLMGVVALLGAAGFVRWTPRYLPRADD; the protein is encoded by the coding sequence ATGGTCTACATACCCACGGTGCTCTTCGCACTCGGCGAGGGCGCGGTGCTGCCGCTGATCCCGATCCTGGCCACGCAGCTCGGCGCGGATGTGCCGCTTGCCGCGCTCGTGGCATCCGCGCTGGTCATCGGCCAGCTGTGCGGCAACCTGCCCTCGGGGTGGCTGGTCGCGAGGATCGGCGAGCGGCTGACCATGGTGTTCGCGGGCGTGGCGGCACTGGCCGCGGGTGCCGGGATGCTGCTCGCGGATTCGCTGCCGCTGTTCACCGCCGCCGTCTTCCTGCTCGGTTTCTGCGCGGCGGCATTCGGCCTTGCCCGGCACGCGTTCATGACGACGCGGGTGCCGATCCGTTTCCGGGCACGGGCGCTGTCGCTGCTGGGCGGCTGCTTCCGCTTCGGCGTGTTCGTCGGTCCGTTCGTGGCGGCGGCGCTGATCCGGCTGACCGGCACCGAGCTGTCGACGATCTGGTTCCTGATCGGCTGCGTGGTCGTGCTGATCGTGCTCGTGCTGTTCGGCCCCGACCCCGAGCGCAGCAGCCCGGCACTGCTGAAGCCGACCGGTGCGGCCGTGGCCGAAGACACCGGCGAGGTCGTCACGGGCTCGATCCCGATCGCCGACCAGCGCGGGGTGTTCGGCACGATCTGGCACTACCGCGCCGTGCTGTCGCGGCTGGGCCTCTCAGCCGCCTGCCTGTCGGCGGTGCGTTCGGCCCGGCAGGTCATCCTCCCCCTGTGGGGTGTCTCGCTGGGACTGGACTCCGAGACCATCGCCCTGGTCATCGGCGTGACCGGGGCGATCGACTTCGCCCTCTTCTACGCGAGCGGACAGGTCATGGACCGGTTCGGACGCATCTGGGCGGCTATGCCCGCGCTGGTGCTGATGGGGCTCGGCTTCGCGGCGCTGTCGCTGACGCACGACCTCGACTCGGCCACGCTCTGGTACGGCACGCTCGCGGCGGTGCTCGGAGTGGGCAACGGTCTCTCCAGCGGCATCCTGCTCACGTTCGGCGCCGATCTCGCGCCCGAACGCGACCCGGCCGCGTTCCTGGGGTCGTGGCGGACGCTGACGGATGCCGGCGGCGCCACCGCGCCGGTGGTCGTCTCGGCGGTCACCGCGGTCGCCTCGCTGTCCCTCGCCACCGGACTCATGGGCGTGGTCGCCCTGCTGGGCGCCGCCGGGTTCGTGCGCTGGACGCCGCGCTACCTCCCCCGCGCCGACGACTGA
- a CDS encoding TadE/TadG family type IV pilus assembly protein, with translation MRLPPPLADQRGSSPVEFVLVGALLTALTLAVLQVAFAVYVRNVVHDAAVEGAHYAALADTSLQEGAARTRTVITRAVGDAYAEDVAVGQDTSLGHESVVVRVRTTLPVLGLIGVPFGMEVEARAPVETFGDD, from the coding sequence ATGCGCCTGCCGCCGCCGCTCGCCGATCAGCGAGGGTCCAGCCCCGTCGAGTTCGTGCTCGTCGGCGCGCTGCTGACCGCGCTCACGCTGGCGGTGCTGCAGGTCGCGTTCGCGGTGTACGTACGCAACGTCGTGCACGACGCAGCGGTGGAGGGTGCCCACTACGCGGCGCTCGCCGACACCTCGCTGCAGGAGGGGGCGGCTCGGACGCGCACGGTGATCACCCGCGCGGTGGGCGACGCCTACGCCGAGGACGTCGCGGTCGGACAGGATACGAGTCTCGGCCACGAGAGCGTCGTCGTGCGCGTGCGCACCACTCTGCCCGTGCTCGGATTGATCGGGGTGCCCTTCGGGATGGAGGTGGAGGCCCGTGCGCCCGTCGAGACCTTCGGAGACGACTGA
- a CDS encoding TadE family protein, with the protein MLADDTGSAALEFITVGLLMLVPLVYLVLALGAVQQQTLGAEAAARHTARVIGQAPDAATAGARGDAVLASVIREYDMDEDAVDVTITCRPAAAVCPDAGSTVIVTVSARVSLPFMPPLFGLDRIAAIPVEAQSAQRVSRLWGSG; encoded by the coding sequence ATGCTCGCCGACGACACCGGCTCGGCGGCCCTGGAGTTCATCACCGTCGGCCTGCTGATGCTCGTGCCGCTGGTCTACCTCGTACTGGCGCTCGGCGCCGTGCAGCAGCAGACCCTGGGGGCCGAGGCCGCCGCGCGCCACACCGCGCGGGTGATCGGGCAGGCGCCGGATGCCGCGACCGCCGGCGCCCGCGGCGACGCCGTGCTGGCCTCGGTGATCCGCGAGTACGACATGGACGAGGATGCCGTGGACGTGACGATCACCTGCCGCCCCGCGGCCGCAGTCTGCCCGGACGCGGGGAGCACCGTGATCGTCACGGTGAGCGCGCGGGTGAGCCTGCCGTTCATGCCGCCGCTGTTCGGCCTCGACAGGATCGCCGCGATCCCCGTCGAGGCCCAGTCCGCGCAGAGGGTGTCGAGACTGTGGGGGAGCGGATGA
- a CDS encoding DUF2510 domain-containing protein, producing the protein MSVPAGWYDDGSGRQRWWDGQQWTEHYAPADQAPAADADAAQGGDAAQTADAADASAQPGAAAADAAQGAYTPPTASGYADPNQTAAYPAAPVAGDPYAAPGGAYGAPGYAAAQAAGPKKTPVLGFIGLGLAVLGTILACIPLPVTFGIGMFLLFAALVVSIIAVFQKNTKKWPSITGIILSILGGIIGITIFVIAWLVGIANTAAETFPTEFTSEAPIESPTDSDSGVIGGEGRPSTDEVETGLREIIASVGQGEAFTDEHYQCYAQYFVDSDIPDDTLWTIASGEDALMDMDAAGEFSEKFSSGMTTCLMP; encoded by the coding sequence ATGAGCGTTCCCGCTGGATGGTACGACGACGGCTCAGGGCGGCAGCGCTGGTGGGACGGGCAGCAGTGGACGGAGCACTACGCCCCGGCCGATCAGGCGCCCGCCGCCGATGCGGATGCGGCTCAGGGAGGAGATGCCGCTCAGACCGCGGATGCCGCGGACGCGAGCGCACAGCCCGGCGCAGCCGCGGCCGACGCCGCGCAGGGCGCGTACACCCCGCCGACGGCATCCGGTTACGCAGACCCGAACCAGACCGCGGCGTACCCGGCGGCCCCGGTCGCCGGCGACCCGTACGCCGCCCCGGGCGGCGCGTACGGCGCACCGGGTTACGCCGCCGCGCAAGCTGCAGGGCCGAAGAAGACTCCCGTGCTCGGCTTCATCGGCCTCGGCCTGGCCGTGCTCGGCACGATCCTCGCCTGCATCCCGCTGCCGGTCACGTTCGGCATCGGCATGTTCCTGCTGTTCGCGGCGCTGGTCGTCTCGATCATCGCGGTGTTCCAGAAGAACACGAAGAAGTGGCCCTCGATCACCGGCATCATCCTGTCGATCCTGGGCGGCATCATCGGCATCACGATCTTCGTGATCGCCTGGCTCGTCGGCATCGCGAACACCGCGGCCGAGACGTTCCCGACCGAGTTCACCTCCGAGGCACCGATCGAATCGCCCACCGACAGCGACTCGGGTGTCATCGGCGGCGAGGGACGCCCGTCGACGGACGAGGTCGAGACCGGACTGCGCGAGATCATCGCATCCGTCGGTCAGGGCGAGGCCTTCACCGACGAGCACTACCAGTGCTACGCGCAGTACTTCGTCGACTCCGACATCCCGGACGACACGCTGTGGACGATCGCCTCGGGCGAGGACGCGCTGATGGACATGGATGCCGCCGGCGAGTTCAGCGAGAAGTTCAGCTCGGGCATGACGACCTGCCTGATGCCCTGA
- a CDS encoding type II secretion system F family protein, which produces MTVITDLALAVLLGGAFGLGVLGVLSALPRWGALPLERRIAPYVRDVVDDEALPAGILPRVGVMPVDGRRLWDRLRGRFERMLGGGDALAQRLAQAGATQTPAAFRGRQLAWGVAGLLAGALLVVVLAVAGRMTPPAVLLPLLAGAGAAAGYDMQLTARARSRRDRLADELPTTLEFLALCLSAGESLLDALRRVSGVGTGELTAELRQAVLAVHTGSPLADALGETATRLQLPGLSRAVDQIIAALEHGAPLAGVLHSQAADARDEAKRTLIEQAGHKEILMLMPLVFLILPLSVLFAVYPGLFILRLGLS; this is translated from the coding sequence ATGACGGTGATCACCGACCTCGCGCTCGCGGTGCTGCTCGGCGGCGCCTTCGGGCTCGGCGTGCTGGGCGTGCTCTCGGCGCTGCCGCGCTGGGGCGCGCTGCCGCTGGAGCGGCGCATCGCGCCGTACGTGCGCGACGTGGTCGACGACGAGGCGCTGCCGGCCGGCATCCTGCCCCGCGTCGGAGTCATGCCGGTCGACGGTCGTCGGCTGTGGGATCGGCTTCGCGGCCGGTTCGAGCGGATGCTGGGTGGCGGCGACGCGCTGGCCCAGCGACTCGCGCAGGCCGGGGCCACGCAGACGCCTGCGGCTTTCCGCGGTCGTCAGCTCGCCTGGGGTGTCGCCGGGCTGCTGGCCGGCGCGCTGCTGGTCGTCGTGCTCGCCGTCGCCGGACGCATGACCCCGCCCGCCGTGCTGCTGCCGCTGCTCGCCGGAGCGGGAGCCGCCGCCGGCTACGACATGCAGCTCACCGCGCGGGCGCGATCCCGTCGCGACCGACTCGCCGACGAGCTGCCGACCACCCTCGAGTTCCTCGCGCTGTGCCTGTCGGCGGGGGAGTCGCTGCTGGACGCACTGCGGCGCGTCTCGGGTGTCGGCACGGGCGAGCTGACCGCCGAGCTGCGGCAGGCGGTGCTCGCCGTGCACACCGGCTCGCCGTTGGCAGACGCGCTGGGCGAGACCGCTACGAGGCTGCAGCTGCCAGGACTCTCGCGGGCAGTCGACCAGATCATCGCGGCGCTCGAGCACGGCGCACCCCTCGCCGGCGTGCTGCACTCCCAGGCCGCAGACGCCAGGGACGAGGCCAAGCGCACCCTCATCGAGCAGGCCGGACACAAGGAGATCCTCATGCTCATGCCGCTCGTGTTCCTCATCCTCCCGCTCTCGGTGCTCTTCGCGGTGTACCCGGGGCTCTTCATCCTCCGGCTCGGCCTCAGCTGA
- a CDS encoding type II secretion system F family protein, with protein MTLLVGALLGAGLLLCASPWLWPPRERTASAPRRGRLRRLLEEAGHSRASARTLVVVMTALALVAASLAWLVTGLPVLAVLAALAGAAAPVLYLRGRRLRLRKARRQLWPDVCDLLVAAIRVGLSLPDAVASLADSAPPAIRPAFAVFARDLRATGRFETSLDRLKETLADPIADRIIETLRMARQVGGTELTGVLRALSSSVRADAALRGEVEARQSWIRGAAVLGAVAPWVILALLAMRPEGREAYASAEGVLVIVIGAVVSVLAYRIMLRIGRLPEPERWFG; from the coding sequence ATGACGCTGCTGGTGGGAGCGCTGCTCGGAGCCGGGCTGCTGCTGTGCGCATCCCCGTGGCTGTGGCCGCCCCGGGAGCGGACGGCCAGCGCCCCGCGGCGAGGGAGGCTCCGCAGACTGCTCGAGGAGGCCGGACACTCCAGGGCCTCCGCCCGCACGCTCGTCGTGGTGATGACGGCGCTCGCGCTCGTCGCCGCATCCCTCGCCTGGCTGGTCACCGGTCTGCCGGTTCTCGCCGTGCTCGCCGCGCTGGCGGGCGCCGCCGCCCCCGTGCTGTACCTGCGCGGCCGCCGACTGCGGCTGCGCAAGGCGCGCCGCCAGCTGTGGCCCGACGTGTGCGACCTGCTCGTGGCCGCGATCCGGGTCGGGCTCTCGCTGCCGGATGCGGTGGCGAGTCTGGCGGACTCCGCACCTCCGGCCATCCGCCCGGCGTTCGCCGTGTTCGCCCGCGACCTGCGGGCGACAGGACGGTTCGAGACGAGCCTCGACCGCCTGAAGGAGACCCTCGCCGACCCGATCGCTGACCGCATCATCGAGACGCTGCGCATGGCCAGGCAGGTGGGCGGCACCGAGCTGACCGGGGTGCTGAGGGCGCTGTCGTCATCGGTCAGAGCGGATGCCGCGCTGCGCGGCGAGGTCGAGGCCAGGCAGTCGTGGATCCGCGGCGCAGCTGTGCTGGGCGCCGTCGCCCCGTGGGTCATCCTCGCGCTGCTGGCGATGCGTCCGGAGGGACGCGAGGCCTACGCGAGCGCCGAGGGCGTGCTGGTGATCGTGATCGGCGCGGTGGTGTCGGTGCTCGCCTACCGGATCATGCTGCGCATCGGCCGGCTCCCCGAGCCCGAGAGGTGGTTCGGATGA
- the prfB gene encoding peptide chain release factor 2, producing the protein MFELDLSADIQALRHTFGDIREVVDVNALREDIARLSEEAGAPDLWDDPDKAQKVTSALSHKQADLKRVTDVERRLDDLEVLVDLANEMQDDDSAEEARKELAALTDTVNQLEVQTLLDGEYDERNAIITIRSGAGGDDATDFAEMLMRMYLRWAEQHGYPVKVMDTSYAEGAGIKSATFEITAPYAFGTLSVEAGTHRLARISPFGSADKRQTSFAAVEVIPLMEEATEVDIPENDIRVDVFRSSGPGGQSVNTTDSAVRLTHLPTGIVVSMQNEKSQIQNRAAAMRVLQTRLLLLQKEEEAAKKKELAGNITASWGDQMRSYFLYGQQLVKDLRTGHESGNPASVFDGDLDDFISAGIRWRKRKTED; encoded by the coding sequence ATGTTCGAACTCGATCTCTCCGCCGACATCCAGGCCCTGCGACACACCTTCGGCGACATCCGCGAGGTCGTCGACGTCAACGCGCTGCGCGAGGACATCGCGCGCCTCAGCGAGGAAGCCGGCGCCCCTGATCTGTGGGACGACCCGGACAAGGCGCAGAAGGTCACCAGTGCACTCAGCCACAAGCAGGCCGACCTCAAGCGCGTCACCGACGTCGAGCGCCGTCTCGACGACCTGGAGGTGCTCGTCGATCTCGCCAACGAGATGCAGGACGACGACTCCGCCGAAGAGGCGCGCAAGGAGCTCGCGGCCCTCACCGACACCGTCAACCAGCTCGAAGTGCAGACGCTGCTCGACGGCGAGTACGACGAGCGCAACGCGATCATCACCATCCGCTCCGGGGCCGGCGGCGACGACGCCACCGACTTCGCCGAGATGCTCATGCGCATGTACCTGCGCTGGGCCGAGCAGCACGGCTACCCCGTGAAGGTCATGGACACTTCCTACGCCGAGGGCGCCGGCATCAAGTCGGCCACCTTCGAGATCACCGCGCCTTACGCCTTCGGCACGCTGTCGGTCGAGGCCGGCACGCACCGCCTCGCTCGCATCAGCCCGTTCGGATCGGCCGACAAGCGCCAGACGTCGTTCGCGGCCGTCGAGGTCATCCCGCTGATGGAGGAGGCGACCGAGGTCGACATCCCCGAGAACGACATCCGCGTCGACGTGTTCCGCTCATCCGGGCCCGGCGGCCAGTCGGTCAACACCACCGACTCGGCGGTGCGCCTGACGCACCTTCCCACCGGCATCGTCGTCTCGATGCAGAACGAGAAGTCGCAGATCCAGAACCGCGCCGCCGCCATGCGCGTGCTGCAGACCCGCCTGCTGCTGCTGCAGAAGGAGGAGGAGGCCGCCAAGAAGAAGGAGCTCGCCGGCAACATCACCGCGAGCTGGGGCGACCAGATGCGCTCCTACTTCCTCTACGGCCAGCAGCTGGTCAAGGACCTGCGCACCGGGCACGAGTCGGGCAACCCCGCGAGCGTCTTCGACGGCGACCTCGACGACTTCATCTCGGCCGGCATCCGCTGGCGCAAGCGCAAGACCGAGGACTGA